The Streptococcus mitis genomic sequence TAATATTTGAAGCGCTGGAGAATATCTTTTAACTTTTCTTCTACCAATGTGTGGTAGTGATGAATTTCCTCTTCTCGTGAAGGCATGTAGAGATTGACCAGCAAAGCAAATCCAGTACCGATAGCAAAGAGAAGGAATTCGTTGACTAGGAGGTCTGGAGAGGTTGACTCTTGAATCAAGAGGTGGCTAACCAAAACAGTGCTTGGTGTGATGCCAATTTCCCAGCCCATCTTGTAGGCTAGGGGAACATAAAGAGCCAGATAGAGGCCAAGGCTCCAGATATGAAATCCGCTCAAGTGAAAAGCCAAACCCCCGATAACCAGAGCCAGAAGCATGGAAAAGAGCCGATTGCGGGCCAGTTTTAAGGTACTTCTACGCGTATCAGATATGCTCAAGAGAGCAATAATTCCGGCCGAAACTGCTGACGAAAGATTGAGAAAATAAGCAAGAAGGCAGGCAAGACAGGTAGCTAAGATGAGCTTGGCAGTACGTTGGCTAATAGACATAAGAATTTCCTAATAAGTTAGAATAAAAGCGTAAAAGACAAGACCCGAGAGGCTTGCCTTTATGAGTTATTTTTTACGGGCTGCTGCGTATTCGGCAACGGCGGTAAAGAGG encodes the following:
- a CDS encoding aromatic acid exporter family protein, with the translated sequence MSISQRTAKLILATCLACLLAYFLNLSSAVSAGIIALLSISDTRRSTLKLARNRLFSMLLALVIGGLAFHLSGFHIWSLGLYLALYVPLAYKMGWEIGITPSTVLVSHLLIQESTSPDLLVNEFLLFAIGTGFALLVNLYMPSREEEIHHYHTLVEEKLKDILQRFKYYLSRGDGRNQAQLVEELDTLLEEALRLVYLDHSDHLFHQTDYHIHYFEMRQRQSRILRNMAQQINTCHLAASESLILAQLFSKIAGQLSQTNPASDLLDEIERYLEVFRNRSLPKTREEFETRATLLQLLREAKTFIQVKVDFYKKYGQ